One genomic segment of Desulfocapsa sulfexigens DSM 10523 includes these proteins:
- the flgB gene encoding flagellar basal body rod protein FlgB — MNPLDPFDSNIQLLQKVLDLRSTNQRIIATNIANAETPGFARKVFTFEEQLQNAITAKPGTLATTHSKHISTAPTSVSSVTGRVDEVEDKTGIGDENGVSVDMEMVALSENELLYETAAQLLNKKFTLLKYMIQEGK; from the coding sequence ATGAACCCACTGGACCCTTTTGACTCCAACATACAACTACTGCAAAAAGTTCTTGATTTACGTTCTACAAACCAGAGAATAATTGCCACCAATATCGCAAATGCAGAGACTCCTGGTTTTGCCCGTAAGGTATTTACATTTGAGGAACAATTGCAAAACGCCATAACTGCCAAACCTGGAACGCTGGCAACAACCCATAGTAAGCACATTTCAACTGCTCCGACGAGTGTCAGTTCAGTGACCGGTAGAGTTGATGAAGTTGAAGACAAAACAGGAATAGGTGACGAAAATGGCGTTAGTGTGGATATGGAAATGGTTGCTTTATCCGAAAATGAGCTCCTTTACGAAACAGCGGCACAGTTATTGAATAAGAAATTCACCTTACTTAAATACATGATCCAGGAAGGGAAATAG
- the flgC gene encoding flagellar basal body rod protein FlgC, giving the protein MDIFTTFDVSASALKAQRTRLNTISSNLANVETTSTPEGGPYKKKSVYFQTKPISFKEQLDSSIQGVEVTKILEDTEEPKKIYDPSHPDAAEDGYVAMPNISVLKEMVDMMSATRSYEANTTVIKSAKRMALKALEIGR; this is encoded by the coding sequence ATGGATATATTTACAACATTTGATGTCAGCGCATCAGCTTTAAAGGCCCAGCGCACACGTCTCAATACTATCAGTTCAAATCTTGCAAATGTGGAAACAACATCCACCCCGGAAGGTGGCCCTTACAAAAAAAAATCGGTCTACTTCCAGACAAAACCCATCTCCTTTAAAGAGCAACTTGATTCGTCCATACAGGGGGTGGAAGTAACAAAAATCCTTGAAGATACTGAAGAACCGAAGAAAATTTATGACCCCTCTCATCCGGACGCAGCAGAGGATGGGTATGTGGCCATGCCAAATATCAGTGTCCTTAAAGAAATGGTGGATATGATGTCCGCCACCCGCTCCTATGAGGCGAACACCACTGTTATTAAATCAGCAAAACGAATGGCCCTGAAGGCCCTTGAAATCGGGAGATAA
- the fliE gene encoding flagellar hook-basal body complex protein FliE, with protein sequence MNSLIGPIGSSPLPLQPADSNPVAIAKSDFSKVIQSTIDQAVTAEHIGNRAITELQSGDAKNLHEVMISVEKADISLKMLVQFRNKALQAYEEIMRMQI encoded by the coding sequence ATGAACTCTCTTATTGGTCCAATAGGCTCAAGCCCATTACCACTGCAACCGGCTGACAGCAATCCCGTAGCTATTGCAAAATCAGACTTCTCCAAGGTTATCCAATCAACCATTGACCAGGCAGTTACAGCCGAACATATTGGAAATAGAGCCATCACAGAATTGCAGAGTGGCGATGCAAAGAATCTCCATGAAGTAATGATCAGTGTTGAAAAAGCTGACATCTCACTTAAAATGCTTGTCCAGTTCAGAAACAAGGCCTTACAGGCCTACGAAGAGATAATGAGAATGCAGATTTAA